The following coding sequences are from one Candidatus Zixiibacteriota bacterium window:
- a CDS encoding ferrous iron transport protein A codes for MTYLSRMSPGQRGRIVGFVDDSPLARRLLELGIIPGRLITYLRNAPLSDPMQVQVGSSCLTLRHQEASLVAVEPEE; via the coding sequence ATGACGTACTTGAGCAGAATGAGTCCCGGCCAGCGTGGACGGATCGTAGGATTCGTCGACGACAGCCCACTGGCGCGCCGCCTGCTGGAGCTGGGGATTATCCCCGGGCGCCTGATCACCTACCTGCGGAACGCGCCGCTCTCCGATCCCATGCAGGTGCAGGTCGGTTCGAGCTGCCTGACCCTGCGGCACCAGGAAGCCTCGCTGGTGGCAGTGGAGCCGGAGGAGTAA